The DNA region GCTCAAGGACGCGTCGGCCGACGAAGTGCTGCACGCCATCCGGGCCGTCCACGCCGGCGACGCCGTGATCGCGCGCTCCACGACCCGCCGCATGCTGGACCAGCTCGCGGTCGCACGCGAGACTTCCCCGCTCCTCAACCGGCTCACCGCGCGCGAACGCGACGTGTTGCTGGAGATCGCGCAGGGCTACTCCAACGCCGAGACCGCGCAGCGGCTCTTCCTCTCCGAAACCACGGTGAAAACGCACGTCGGTCATCTCCTCGCCAAACTCGGGGTCCGTGACCGGGTGCAGGCGGTGATCTTCGCGTACGAGAACGGGCTCGTGCGTCCGAGCTGAGGCGATCTCATCATTTCGGAGGAGGGGCTGAGCACCTCAGGCCGAGGATTCCCGTCGCGTCGGCGAGCAGCCTGATGCGCATGCGGACAATCGATAAACCCTACGAAGCGACCACCACCCGCGTCCGGTGGCGCGACCCGGCCACCTGGGGCGGGATCCTCGCGCTGGGCGGCGGCCTCTTCCACACCGTCGTCGCCGGCTTCATGCGCCAGGAAGTCTGGGCGCGGATCTTCGACGAAGGATTCTTCAACACGGTCACGCTGGACCCCACGCCCGACCGGCTCCCCATGGCCGAGGCGTTCTGGCTCAGCCCTGGCAGTTTCGGGGTGCCGCTGCTTCTGCTCGGCGGGCTGGTGCTCCGGCACACCCGGCGCGGCGAACGCGTGCCCGCCTGGCTGGGCTCGGGCGTCGTCGCATGGGCGGTCCTGCTCGGACTGCTGGGCGGTTTCGACGCCGGGACGATCGCCCTGCTGCTGGTCGGCGGGCTGTTCCTGGCGGGCGCCAGGTTCGGGAAGAACCGGCGCGGACGTGGTCGTGGAATCATGAGTGAATGACCGAGTTGCGGGATCTGCTGGCCGACGTCGCCGCCCGCGTCACCCGCTACCGCGAAAGCGTCGCCGACGCCCCGGTCTTCCCGGACGACACGACGGGTGTCCGGGAGAAGCTCGGTGAACTGCCCGAGAAACCCGTCCCGCCCGTCGACGTGATCCGGCGGCTGGCCGACGCCGTCGAGCCGGCGCTGGTGGCGAACACCGGGCCGAGGTACTTCGGTTTCGTCACCGGTGGCGCGCTCGACGCCGCGACCGCGGCCGACATGCTGGCGACCGGTTGGGACCAGCCCGCGTTCAACCAGATCACCTCGCCGGCCGCCGCGATCGTCGAAGAAGTGGCGGGCGAGTGGCTCAAGGAGGTCCTCGGCCTGCCGGCCGGTGCCTCCTTCGGCTTCGTGACGGGCGGGCAGGGCGCGAACACGGTCGGCCTGGCCGCCGCCCGGCATCACCTGCTGGCGCGGGCCGGATGGGACGTCGAGCGCCGGGGACTGCACGGAGCGCCACCGCTGCGGGTCGTCGCCGGGGAAGAGCGGCACGCGTCGATCGACCGGTCCCTCCGCCTGCTCGGCCTGGGCACCGACGCCGTGCGGCCGGTGCGCGCGAACGGTCAAGGCGCCATCGACGTCGCCGAACTCGAGCGGACGCTCGACGGGCCCGCAATCGTTTGCCTCCAGGCCGGGAACGTGAACACCGGCGCGTTCGACGACTTCGCCGCCGCGACGGAGATCGCCCACCGGCACGACGCGTGGGTCCACATCGACGGCGCGTTCGGGCTCTGGGCGGCCGCCGCCCCGTCACTCCGGCGGCTGACCACGGGGCTGGGAAGGGCCGATTCCTGGGCGGTCGACGGGCACAAGTGGCTCAACGTCCCGTACGACAGCGGCTACGCGTTCTGCGCGCACCCCGAATCGCACCGGGCAGCCATGGCGGTCACCGCCGCATACCTGACCGGCCAGGGCGCCGGCGGCGTGCGAGCGCCGGGCGACTTCGTGCCCGAGTCGTCCCGGCGCGCGCGAGGATTCGCGACGTGGGCCGCGCTCAGCGAACTCGGCCGCGAGGGGATCGCCGAGATGGTCGAACGATGCTGCGCGCTGGCCAGGAGGTTCGCCGAGAAACTCGAAGCGTGCGACGGCGTCACCGTCGTGAACGACGTGGTGCTGAACCAGGTGCTCGTCGCTTTCGACGGCGAAACGGACGGCGTCGTCGAAGCCCTCCAGCGGTCCGGCGAGTGCTGGATGGGCGCGACCACTTGGCACGGACGGCGGCTGATGCGCATCTCCGTGTCGAACTGGAGCACGACCGAAGCCGACGTCGACCGCAGTGTCGACGCGATCCGGGCGGCGTGGAAGAGCGATCAGGAATCGAGAAGCGTCCAGAACCGGTCTCACCTAGCGTGACCGTCATGGACATCGCCATTCACGGGAGCTTCCTCCCACAGACCGACCCCGAAGCCGCACTGGCCTTCTACCGCGACCTCCTCGGCTTCGAGGTGCGCAACGACGTCGGCTACGACGGCATGCGCTGGCTCACCGTCGGCCCGCCGGGGCAGCCCGTGTCGATCGTGCTGCACCCGCCCGCCGTCGACCCGGGGATCACCGAGGACGAACGCCGGGTGATCAACGAGATGATGGCCAAGGGCACGTACGCGGGGATCCTGTTCTCCTCCGACGACCTCGACGGGCTCTTCAAGCACCTGCAGGAGGCGGGCGCCGAGATCATCCAGGAGCCCACCGACCAGCCGTACGGCCTGCGTGACGGCGCGGTCCGCGACCCGTCCGGGAACCTGATCCGTATCCAGCAGCGCGTCTGAGCTCACCGGGTGCGGGCGCGGACGTGGATCCGCTCGCCCTGTTCGCCGAAGAG from Amycolatopsis sp. EV170708-02-1 includes:
- a CDS encoding response regulator transcription factor, whose amino-acid sequence is MTIDVALVDDQELVRTGLAMVVDATDDIRIVVQAADGVEAVAKLAETTVDVVLMDVQMPRMDGVEATGLIAARENAPKVILLTTFDLDEYAIAGLRAGASGFLLKDASADEVLHAIRAVHAGDAVIARSTTRRMLDQLAVARETSPLLNRLTARERDVLLEIAQGYSNAETAQRLFLSETTVKTHVGHLLAKLGVRDRVQAVIFAYENGLVRPS
- a CDS encoding VOC family protein; this encodes MDIAIHGSFLPQTDPEAALAFYRDLLGFEVRNDVGYDGMRWLTVGPPGQPVSIVLHPPAVDPGITEDERRVINEMMAKGTYAGILFSSDDLDGLFKHLQEAGAEIIQEPTDQPYGLRDGAVRDPSGNLIRIQQRV
- a CDS encoding aminotransferase class V-fold PLP-dependent enzyme is translated as MTELRDLLADVAARVTRYRESVADAPVFPDDTTGVREKLGELPEKPVPPVDVIRRLADAVEPALVANTGPRYFGFVTGGALDAATAADMLATGWDQPAFNQITSPAAAIVEEVAGEWLKEVLGLPAGASFGFVTGGQGANTVGLAAARHHLLARAGWDVERRGLHGAPPLRVVAGEERHASIDRSLRLLGLGTDAVRPVRANGQGAIDVAELERTLDGPAIVCLQAGNVNTGAFDDFAAATEIAHRHDAWVHIDGAFGLWAAAAPSLRRLTTGLGRADSWAVDGHKWLNVPYDSGYAFCAHPESHRAAMAVTAAYLTGQGAGGVRAPGDFVPESSRRARGFATWAALSELGREGIAEMVERCCALARRFAEKLEACDGVTVVNDVVLNQVLVAFDGETDGVVEALQRSGECWMGATTWHGRRLMRISVSNWSTTEADVDRSVDAIRAAWKSDQESRSVQNRSHLA
- a CDS encoding DUF6463 family protein, translated to MRTIDKPYEATTTRVRWRDPATWGGILALGGGLFHTVVAGFMRQEVWARIFDEGFFNTVTLDPTPDRLPMAEAFWLSPGSFGVPLLLLGGLVLRHTRRGERVPAWLGSGVVAWAVLLGLLGGFDAGTIALLLVGGLFLAGARFGKNRRGRGRGIMSE